The following are from one region of the Candidatus Curtissbacteria bacterium genome:
- the secG gene encoding preprotein translocase subunit SecG, with protein MQNLLFILQIIVATSLITVILLQAKGSGLSGAFGGQGGFYRSKRGVEKLFIYLTIFLGFSFLVLSLIQVVV; from the coding sequence ATGCAAAACTTATTGTTTATTCTTCAAATAATAGTCGCGACTTCCCTTATTACGGTAATCTTGCTTCAGGCTAAAGGCTCCGGCCTTTCTGGCGCTTTCGGAGGCCAAGGAGGATTCTATCGGTCTAAAAGGGGAGTCGAAAAGCTTTTTATCTATCTCACTATATTTCTGGGTTTTTCATTCCTTGTCCTTTCCCTAATTCAGGTTGTGGTCTAA
- a CDS encoding ABC transporter substrate-binding protein, giving the protein MISPKARVRKIKFWFNLTKAYFHRYKLRVFIGLVSIAAFIWLLSFTWSKMARSNVLTIGYTGSYTLEDVPAEILNLATEPLIAVDESGKPVPALASHWTVSEDGKTYVVFLKDNLRWHDDTPVEAKDIRIAIENVQITALNNKAIEFKLPNKISSFPNALNRPVFKAESFYGTGHYRIVDLDRSDEIIQKISLAPKDKNLPQVDIKFYQREDQLTEAIKMGEVKSAAVANASIFNSWPNLEVQRTVEEKEVITIFYNTEDPNLTSKELRQALTHAIDKSAFDGESASGPNSPSSWVYNDQVKRFDYNTGRAKELLAKSGSTNPTITLSVIGGFTDIANSIKEDWGDIGVTTNIKEEKALPREFQALLAINEVSSNIDQYGLWHSTQKSTNITKFKNPRIDKLLEDARDTNDDEKRKELYQDFQRVLVDETPAAFLYHPYKYQVIYKNAKPLLDKLPDQ; this is encoded by the coding sequence ATGATCTCACCAAAAGCAAGGGTCAGAAAGATTAAATTCTGGTTTAATCTCACCAAAGCTTACTTCCACAGATACAAATTAAGAGTATTTATCGGACTCGTATCCATTGCGGCATTTATCTGGCTGCTTAGCTTCACTTGGTCCAAAATGGCAAGATCCAATGTTTTAACAATTGGCTATACTGGCTCCTACACACTCGAAGACGTTCCCGCAGAAATCTTAAATCTTGCAACAGAACCTTTAATCGCAGTCGACGAGTCGGGAAAACCTGTACCCGCGCTTGCTTCTCACTGGACGGTTTCCGAAGACGGCAAAACATATGTCGTCTTCCTTAAAGACAATTTAAGATGGCACGATGACACACCAGTTGAAGCAAAAGACATAAGGATCGCAATCGAAAATGTGCAAATTACAGCGCTTAACAATAAAGCGATCGAATTCAAATTGCCCAATAAAATATCATCTTTCCCCAATGCCTTAAACAGACCGGTTTTTAAAGCCGAATCGTTTTACGGAACGGGACACTATCGAATTGTGGACCTCGACAGGTCGGACGAAATAATCCAAAAAATAAGCCTCGCGCCTAAAGACAAAAATCTTCCTCAAGTCGACATCAAGTTTTACCAAAGGGAAGATCAGCTAACAGAAGCCATTAAAATGGGCGAAGTTAAATCTGCTGCGGTTGCAAACGCGAGCATATTCAATTCGTGGCCTAATCTAGAAGTTCAAAGAACCGTCGAGGAAAAAGAAGTAATCACTATTTTCTACAACACAGAAGATCCGAACCTGACGTCAAAGGAACTTAGACAGGCATTAACCCATGCGATAGACAAATCGGCATTTGATGGCGAAAGTGCCTCTGGCCCCAATTCGCCTTCAAGTTGGGTCTACAACGACCAGGTCAAAAGGTTCGATTACAATACAGGTAGAGCTAAAGAGCTACTCGCCAAATCAGGCTCCACGAATCCCACAATAACGCTTTCTGTAATCGGTGGATTCACAGACATCGCAAATTCGATCAAAGAAGATTGGGGAGATATTGGTGTAACTACAAACATAAAAGAAGAGAAAGCCCTTCCTCGCGAATTCCAAGCTCTTCTGGCAATCAACGAGGTTTCTAGTAATATCGACCAATACGGCCTTTGGCACTCTACTCAAAAATCTACCAATATTACTAAATTTAAAAACCCAAGAATCGATAAACTTTTAGAAGATGCAAGGGACACAAACGATGACGAAAAAAGAAAAGAACTTTACCAGGATTTTCAAAGGGTTCTAGTAGACGAAACTCCGGCTGCATTCCTATACCACCCCTACAAATACCAAGTCATTTACAAAAACGCCAAACCACTGCTGGACAAATTGCCGGATCAATAA
- a CDS encoding YvcK family protein, which yields MFRQFFRHYLELPPKNLNVVCLGGGVGTAQILKGLRSYPYNLTAIVSMADDGGSAGRLRRAFSVPPAGDLVNCLAALSEEESTLTELFLYRFAGKRYGKDTDLGGHKLGNLIFVALTDIYKGDTTKALVEFSKIISAKGKVLPATLGDVNIWGKTKKGKKVYGEQNMDLGKYGDGRVLEEVHLDPPNIEAYSGAVKAIKEADIIIAGPGDLFTTVIPVLIVPEITKELKESTAQKIFIVNTTNKPFETAGFKVSDYLKALERHLGGKIFDRILANTNTDAQIPKKLKYTYVEYDIKNLKGYEDEITGDDFVNSSYPLYHDSGKVAKYIESTI from the coding sequence GTGTTTAGACAATTTTTCAGGCATTATCTAGAGCTCCCACCCAAGAATTTAAACGTAGTTTGCCTCGGTGGCGGTGTTGGGACTGCACAGATATTAAAGGGGCTTAGAAGCTATCCATATAATCTGACCGCGATCGTCTCTATGGCCGACGATGGAGGCTCTGCAGGGCGTCTAAGACGCGCGTTTTCCGTTCCCCCCGCTGGAGACCTTGTCAACTGTCTAGCCGCGCTTTCCGAAGAAGAATCGACTCTAACCGAGCTTTTTCTCTACCGCTTTGCGGGTAAAAGATACGGCAAGGATACTGATTTAGGCGGCCACAAGCTCGGTAACCTTATTTTCGTCGCGCTGACAGACATTTATAAAGGGGACACAACCAAAGCCCTCGTTGAATTTTCCAAAATTATTTCTGCTAAAGGAAAAGTACTTCCCGCAACTCTAGGCGACGTTAACATCTGGGGAAAAACTAAAAAAGGGAAAAAAGTTTACGGCGAGCAAAACATGGATCTTGGTAAGTACGGCGACGGCAGAGTGCTCGAGGAAGTTCACCTCGACCCACCAAATATAGAAGCATATAGCGGCGCCGTTAAAGCCATCAAAGAAGCAGACATAATAATCGCGGGCCCTGGAGATCTTTTTACCACGGTTATTCCAGTTCTAATCGTTCCCGAAATTACAAAAGAACTAAAAGAATCAACTGCTCAAAAAATCTTCATTGTAAACACAACAAATAAGCCTTTCGAAACAGCAGGTTTTAAGGTATCCGATTACCTGAAAGCCCTCGAAAGACACCTTGGGGGTAAAATATTTGATAGAATACTCGCAAATACCAACACCGACGCACAAATACCAAAAAAACTAAAATATACTTACGTGGAATACGATATTAAAAACCTAAAAGGCTACGAAGACGAAATCACAGGAGATGATTTTGTAAACAGCTCGTATCCCCTGTATCACGATAGCGGGAAAGTCGCAAAATATATAGAAAGCACCATCTAA
- a CDS encoding phage holin family protein — protein sequence MNTNLSMRHILKSIIISSLAFYIAFTLVPTINIGQDPKNLPIVIGGFIITALIIRPIFSLVLIPINILTISFVSFGLNLALIFAYTRFLPGFSIGTYDFPGANFQGVIIPPVNLTLPLAILAVAAIITVIQKILHLIFE from the coding sequence GTGAACACAAATCTGTCCATGCGCCACATCCTAAAATCAATAATAATCTCTTCCCTCGCATTCTATATTGCATTCACCCTCGTCCCGACAATAAACATTGGTCAAGACCCAAAAAATCTTCCGATCGTAATAGGGGGCTTCATAATAACCGCGCTTATTATCCGTCCAATTTTCTCTCTAGTCCTCATCCCTATCAATATTCTTACAATTTCCTTTGTTTCGTTCGGACTTAACCTAGCTTTAATTTTCGCCTACACAAGATTTCTGCCCGGCTTTTCAATAGGCACATATGACTTCCCCGGAGCCAACTTTCAGGGAGTTATAATTCCTCCTGTCAACCTAACTCTACCCTTGGCAATCCTGGCAGTTGCAGCAATAATTACGGTCATCCAAAAGATACTTCACCTCATTTTTGAGTAA